The region GGAGAAGCGCGTCGAGGTCCCGGTCCTCCGGGACGCGCAGTTGAAGCGCATCGAGGCGGCCCTCCGGACCTTGGCGTCCCTCGTCGACAGGCTCGAGGGCACGAGGATCGGCGCGCAAAATGTCGCCGACCGAATCCACGAGGCAGCGACGGTGATCACTGGCGCGCTCCGGGCCCGGCAGATAGCTCCGCCAACACCGGAGGCGAAGCTCCGCGCGGCCGTCGAGCCCCGCATCTCCCTGATGTCCGATGCCGAGATCCATGCGCGCATCGAGGCGACGGGCGCACTTCGCCATGAACGTCGTCAGTCGAAGCGGGCCGGCGGCGACATCGTGCTCGGCGCCGGCGAGTGCAAGATGCTGGAGGCACTGGCCCTGAGGTATCCGATGGCGCTGTCGAAGGCCCAGCTCGGCTTGCTATCGGGGTACGTGGCGAGCGGTGGGACCTTCCGCACGTACCTTCCGCGGCTGCGACGGCAGGGCATGATCGACGTGGCGGGAGATCGCGTCCAGCTGACTGCGGCGGGCCTCCAGCTCGTCGGCGCGCGCGTCGCGACGGCGCCCCAGACGGCGGAAGCCGTGCGCGCGATGTGGCTCGCGTCCCTGGACCAGGGGCCCCGGCGGATGCTCGAAGTCCTGATCGAGCGGTACCCGAAGCCGACCAGCCGCGAGGAGCTCGGCGAGGCCTCCGGCTATGCGGCCTCCGGCGGGACGTTCAGAACCTACTTGCCCAAGCTCAAGCGGCTCGGCCTGGTCGAGGTCCGCGGCGATGAGATCCGGGCGAGTGAGGAGCTGTTCCGATGACCGACTTCCGCGAGCGGGCGAGGCCGTGTCGACACGCCGGTCGAGTACGCCGCCGAGCCTGTCGGCTACATCGGCCGTCAGCGCGCTCGCCCTCGCTCGTCGCGTCTAAGTGCCTGGAATCGTTACCAGTCACGTCAGGCGTTGTGGCTGAAAAGACACACACAGTGGCAGAACTGAGAATCCGTGTCTCGCTTTGGAGACGCCCGTGCTGACCCTCGCCGAGCTGCTCGCCGCGAGGCCGGCGGTGCTGCCGTACGTGCTCGTGCCGTTCGTCTGTCCGGTCATGCTGGTGGCGGGGTTGGAGCTCAGGGTGATGATCGCGCTGGGGAGGAACTGATTCCCGTGCCCCGCATCCGCTCCCTGAAGCCGGAGCACCGCCAGCACCGGAAGGTCGGACAGCTCTCTCACTTCGAGTATCGACTGTGGATAGGCATGCTGTTGGAGGCAGATGACGAGGGGCGCCTCGTGGCTGACGACGACCAGCTCCGTGCAGTGGTCTTCGGATTTCACCAGGTACGGCCCGCCGATGTGGAGATCGCGCTGCTGCGGATCGCCAAGAAGGGCCTCGTGCGGCTGTATCGCGTGCGCGGCACTCGCTTCGCGTTTTTTCCGTCGTGGCTCGACCACCAGCGGATCGACCGGCCGCAACCCTCGAAACTGCCGCCTCCACCGGCACTTACAATCCACGAACGATCGTCGAAGAAGCGACGAACGATCACGGAACGCTCGACGAACGCTCGTCACCGATCTGATCTTGATCTGATCGGATCTGATCAGAGAGGATCGGAAGGGATCGGAGGGGAGGGGAGTGTGAGGGGAGGGGAGCCGGCCGTGGTGGATAACCCGGTGGAGGCCCGATCAGACCGTGCCTCGATCCGGAGTGCTCTCGCACTGGACTCGGAAGAGCCAGGGCACCAGCGGACGGCAGGCGAGGTAGGGACGGACGGGCAGGAACCCCAGCGGCGTGGCCTGACGGCCGAGGAGGATCAGGCGCGGTTGGAGGCGTTGACGGCGGAGCTGGCGAGGGAGAAGGCGGCGCCGACAGTCGGCAGGAGGACGCGCTGAGTGCCGAGAGCGCCGAAGAAGCCGTGCCGAGCTCCGGGCTGCCCGGAGCTGACGGATGGACGGTACTGCCAGATCCACGCGCGCCTGCACGAGCGCGAGCGAGGCTCTGCGGCGGCGCGCGGCTATGACGAACCACATCGGCGCTGGCGCGAGGAGATCCTCGCTCGAGACCCGTTCTGCGTGGATCCGTACCGCCGTCACTCGACTCCGGTTCCGGCGACGGTGGCCGATCACATCGTCCGGGTCAAGGTGGGTGGCACATGGGCGTTGGAGAACGGCCAAGGGCTCTGCGAGAGCTGCCATGCGATCAAGCGACAGCGGGAAGGACGGGGGCAGCGATGATAGGAAATCCTATAAGACTTGGTCCAGCGAGACCGTGGGGAGTCCCCGCGTGAATGCCCGCGCATTTCCGCATGGCCCCGTAATCGTGGCAGAATCGACCTATGGGCCGTCGAGGCAAGAAACCCAAGCCGTCCGCGCTCGACAAGCTCGATGGCGGTGCTGGCCACCGGCATCGGAATCGCAACGAGCCCAAGCCGCCGGCGAGCGAGGCGATGTGTCCGGCGTGGCTTCTCGGCGATCGAGTGGCCCGCGCGATCTGGGACGCCGAGGCGCCAGGCATGATTCGGCTCGGGCTGCTCACGACGGCGGACCGGATGATCTTCGCGGCGCTGTGCGAACGAGCGGCTCTGTATCGACGCGCGAGCCAGCGCCTGCGCCGAGCCAAGCGGGGCGCCGATGCACTGACCGATGTCACGCGATCGAACGGGCGCGTGGCGCGGCCGGAGGTGGGCATCGCGAAGGGCGCCCTCGAAGGTCTGCGCCAGCTCGCGGCGGCCTTCGGCATGACGCCAGCCGATCGCAAAGGGCTCGAGGTGGATCTTGGCGCCGGCGCGGCGCGTGAGCAAGCCGGCAAAGGGAAGCCGGGCCAAGCGGTCGACATCGACGAGTTTGTCCGTCGGCGCGAGGCGCGGCGAGCGGAACGGGCTGAATGACCAAGTTACGGCCTATGCGCTCGACGCCACCTCCGGGCGAATCCTTGTCGGTCGTCTCGTACGGCTTGCATGTGAACGCCACCTCCGCGACCTGGTGGAGGGGCCCGCGCGAGGGCTGCACTTCGATGCCGAGCTCGCGAACGATGCGATCGATATCTTCCGCTGTTTCCGGCACAGCAAGGGCGAATGGGCCGGGCAACCGATCGTGCTATCTCCGCCGGAGGCATTTATAATCGGCTCCATTTTCGGGTGGGTGAGGACCGAGAACGGGCTGCGTCGGTTCCGCAAGGCCTACTCCGAGGTGGCCAAGAAGTTCGGCAAGAGCACGATCGCGGCCGGCGTCGGCTTGCTCATGGCGTTCTTCGACGGCGAGGCCGGCGCCGAAGTATATGCGGCGGCCACCAAGCGCGACCAGGCCAAGATTGTCTTCGACGAGGCCCGCCGGATCGTGCTCCGAAGTCCCGGCCTGCGCAAACGCATCCAGGTGCGCACGGTGAATCTGCACAGCCTCGAGACCGCCTCGAAGTTCGAACCTCTGGGCGCCGACGCCGACAGCCTCGACGGGCCGAATTCGCACTGCCTGCTCGTTGATGAATTGCACGCGCACAAATCGCGCGCGATGCTCGACGTGCTCGAGCTCGGGATGGGAGCGCGTCGGCAGCCGCTCGTGTTCATCATCACGACCTCCGGCTATGACCGGCACTCCGTCTGCTGGGACGAACGCGACTACACGGTGAAGGTGCTCGAAGGCGTGCTCTCGGATGACGGGCAGTTCGGCTATATCGCGACGCTCGACGTCTGCGAGGCCTGCCGCGCGAAAGGGAAAACCGCTCCGGACGAGAGCTGCGAGAGATGCGACGACTGGACCGACGAGACCGTCTGGCCGAAGGCGAATCCCAACCTCCCGATCACCCCCAAGCTCGACGACATGCGAAAGCTCTGCCAGGAGGCTCGCGAGAAGCCGACCGCGCAGAACGCCTTCAAGCGCTTCCGGCTCAATATCTGGACCGAGAGCATCACACGTTGGCTCCCCTCTGACGCCTGGGCCGCGTGCGGCGGGCCGCTGCGCGCGCTGCCGTCTCGGCGCGGCTTCCTCGGTCTGGACCTGTCGTCCACCACAGACCTGAGCGCGCTCGTGGCTGGGTTTCCGGATGACGATGGTACGCTCGACGTGCTGGCGCGCTTCTGGATGCCAGCCGACAACGTGACTGAGCGCGTGAAGCGCGATCGTGCCCCCTACGATGTCTGGGCACGCGAGGGCATCCTCACGCTGACAGAGGGCAACATCATCGACTACGACGTGATCTATGAGGCGATCGTCGGCTTGCCCGAAGTGGAACGCGTCGAGATCATCGAGCTCGGATATGACCCATGGAACGCGACCGGATTGGCCACGCGCCTCACTGCCGCCGGGATCACATGCGTTCCAATCCGGCAGACCTTCGCGGCGCTTTCGGCCCCGAGCAAGATGCTGGAGGTGCTCGTCGCGGGCCGTCGACTTCGCCACGGCGGGAATCAATTGCTTGCGTTGTGTGCCGCGAACGCCGTGGCGGAGATCGATGCCAGCGGCAATATCAAACCATCAAAGGCGAAGAGCACCGGGCGGATCGATGGGATTACGGCACTCGTCGTCATGCTCGCCCGCCAGATTCTTCAGCGCCCGGTTGGCGACTGGACGCCGCACGATGCGTTGATCGGTCCTCCTCGGGCGACGGCGGAGGTGCCATGGTGAGTGAGCCCGTCATTGTCGGTCCATACGTCGAGCCCGGATTCTACTGGGCAAAGAATCGGCGCCTCGCCCACGGCTGGACTGTGGTCGAATTCGGAGTGCGAGCACTGGAGGACGGAGGCAATGCATCAGGATCATACGTGATCTTCCTCGGATCAGACGACGACAGGGGGCTCGATAACTTCTATTTGGACGGGTGGGAGTTCGGCTCGATGATTCTCCCGCCGGAGACGACGCCATGACCTTCACCGCGCGCCTCCGCCACGCCGTCACCGGTGGCTTCCACAAGCCGCCCGAGCCGCCCGCGCGCGAGGGCGAGCTGGCCTTCGCCGATCCCCGCCGACTCTTCCCCGGCGGCTACTCGATGCCCTACAACCCGTCTCACCTCGCGAGCCGCCGCGGCCTGCGCGTGTTCGACGAGATGCGCCGCGATGACCAGGTCAAGGCGGCCCTCGCCTTCAAGAAGCACGCAATCCTCACCACGGGATGGACGGTGACGAGCCCGGAGGGGCAACCGGACGAGTGGGAACCGACGATGTTCGTCCGCTGGGTCCTGAACAATCTCGATCCCGGCGAGGTCGGTGGCGGGACGCTGGACAACGACCTGTACGAAATTCTGAGTGGCCTCGATTACGGCTTCAGCCTCACGGAGAAGATCTGGGCGCCGATCGAGGACGGGGAATGGGCCGGGCACCTGGGTCTCCGGTCCCTGAAAACCCGCGCCCCGCATTACTTCTGGTTCGAGCAGGACCAGTTCGGCAATCTGCTGCCGGACGGCGTGATCCAGATGACCAACTCCATGGTCAAAGCCGGGAAGCTCCCGAGGGAGAAGTTCGTGCTCTACACGTACCAGCCGAGCTTCTCGAACCCGTATGGCACCTCGGATCTCGAAGCGGCGTATCGGCCCTACTGGGCGAAGGACAACACCTTCAAATGGCTGGCGATGCTGCTCGAGCGGCTGGGGATCCCGCCGGTGTTCGGGCTCTACAACCCCACTCGGTATACCCCATCGCAGATCGATGATCTCAAGCAGATCATCACCAATCTCCAGGCGGCCACGTTCGGTATCATCCCGCGGCCGGCGAAGGACGATCTGGAATTCTGGGCCCCGGAGCTCGCCGGCCAGGCCACGCGGGTCTTCGTCCCGTCGATCGAGCTGTTCGACAAGGCGATCGCCCGGGCGATCTTGATGCCCGGCCTCCTCGGCATGAGCCCCGACTCGGCCCAGGGCTCCTTTGCTCGCGCCAAAGTGAACTTCGACGTGTTCCTCCTCGTCATCGAGGCGATTCGGCGTGACGTGGAGCAGGTGCTGATCATGAACCAGGTCGTCCGGCCGCTCGTCGACCTCAACTATCCGGGCATCGTCGATTATCCACAGTGGCGATTCCTGCCGCTCACCGACGACCTCCGGCTGCAGATGCTCGACAGCTGGATCAATCTCGTCGGCGCCGGCGTCGTCACGAATCAGCCCGAGGACGAGGCGCACGCGCGGGCGATGCTGAAATTCCCGGACAAGCAGACGCCGGTGGCGCCCGCCCAGCCCGACCCGTCGCAGGAAGCGGCGGTGTGATCGGCGCAGTCCTCGACTTCATATTGGGAGCCGCGGCCCTTCGCCTCCATCGCATGGATGCCCGAGTGCTGACCTATCCACGCCCGCTCTGCGCGGCGCTCGCGCCCTACCGCCCCCAGATCCACGTGAGCCTACACCGGCCCGAAAAGGCCGGGCCTGCCATCGAAGCCGCCAAGCGCCATGGGCTGCTCGGCGGTCTGAACCCGGCGCCGATGACGCGGGCCTTCGACTGGGCCGGTCAGGTAGACTGGTTCGTGTCGGCGCCGCCGATGGTGTGCGAGTTCCTCCGCTCGGGCTGGGGCATGGCGCTCGTTGACGGGCGGATCACGACCTGCCTCGACGCGAGCGCCAAGGGCGTCATCGGCCACGTCGATGACCCGTTCGAGTCCCTGACACGGCCGGGGACTGGGCTCGCGCCGTTCTCCTTGTGTTCTCCGTGCCACATGCAGGTACCGTGAATGGCGACTACCCTGGGCATATCGTCGGACCTGGTCACTCTCGATGAACTGGCGCGGCGACTCCAGCTGAGCCCGAAAACGCTTCGTCGGCTCGGCAAGGAGACCGGTCTCCCGATCTGGCGGGTCACGCCCCACGGCCCCTTCTACGCCTTCTGGTCGGAGATCGAGACGTGGGCCAGGAAGTACCGGGAGAAGAAATAGCTGGGCCTGTCAAGCAAAAAGATCCCGCCCTGATCCATCCCTGATCCACCCCGAACCACCTCCAAACCCCTCCCTGTTCGATTCTGGCCATATCGGAGGCCCTACGCTGGTCAGCGTGAACGTGGCCAGTCCGCGACCGGTCGTGCTCGAAGTCGGCACCGCCTTCGGCCGGTGTCTCCTTTGCGGCGGCCGGCTCTCATCGCCATCCTTCGCGAACCACGTCCATCGGATCAGGGTGGCGAGTCCGACGGCGCCCCCGGCGATTCGGTTCGTGGCCTGATGCCGCTCCCGACGCCCAACCAGGACGAGCAGGAGAGCGACTTCATCGACCGGTGCATGGCCGACGGGACGACGAACGAGGACTTCCCCGACAACTCCCAGCGCCGGGCCATCTGTCAGAAGCAGTGGGACGGCGAATCCGCCACGGCTCACGGCCAGTATCCCCACATCGCCCAGTACGTCCGCGAGCACCCGTGGGCCATCCTGCCGGCGACGCTCGACACGATCGTCGAGGTTCTCCGGCTCCGCGCGGGCGGGGCCCGGCTCTCCGACGAGGAAATTCGGGCGCGAATCGGGGCAGCCTCGCCTCCCGCCCTCCGCGCCCTCGGCGGCGTGCAGGTTCTCCCGCTCTTCGGCGTCATCTCGCACCGGATGAACCTCATGAC is a window of Candidatus Methylomirabilota bacterium DNA encoding:
- a CDS encoding P27 family phage terminase small subunit, whose amino-acid sequence is MGRRGKKPKPSALDKLDGGAGHRHRNRNEPKPPASEAMCPAWLLGDRVARAIWDAEAPGMIRLGLLTTADRMIFAALCERAALYRRASQRLRRAKRGADALTDVTRSNGRVARPEVGIAKGALEGLRQLAAAFGMTPADRKGLEVDLGAGAAREQAGKGKPGQAVDIDEFVRRREARRAERAE
- a CDS encoding terminase TerL endonuclease subunit — protein: MSKPAKGSRAKRSTSTSLSVGARRGERNGLNDQVTAYALDATSGRILVGRLVRLACERHLRDLVEGPARGLHFDAELANDAIDIFRCFRHSKGEWAGQPIVLSPPEAFIIGSIFGWVRTENGLRRFRKAYSEVAKKFGKSTIAAGVGLLMAFFDGEAGAEVYAAATKRDQAKIVFDEARRIVLRSPGLRKRIQVRTVNLHSLETASKFEPLGADADSLDGPNSHCLLVDELHAHKSRAMLDVLELGMGARRQPLVFIITTSGYDRHSVCWDERDYTVKVLEGVLSDDGQFGYIATLDVCEACRAKGKTAPDESCERCDDWTDETVWPKANPNLPITPKLDDMRKLCQEAREKPTAQNAFKRFRLNIWTESITRWLPSDAWAACGGPLRALPSRRGFLGLDLSSTTDLSALVAGFPDDDGTLDVLARFWMPADNVTERVKRDRAPYDVWAREGILTLTEGNIIDYDVIYEAIVGLPEVERVEIIELGYDPWNATGLATRLTAAGITCVPIRQTFAALSAPSKMLEVLVAGRRLRHGGNQLLALCAANAVAEIDASGNIKPSKAKSTGRIDGITALVVMLARQILQRPVGDWTPHDALIGPPRATAEVPW
- a CDS encoding DUF935 family protein yields the protein MTFTARLRHAVTGGFHKPPEPPAREGELAFADPRRLFPGGYSMPYNPSHLASRRGLRVFDEMRRDDQVKAALAFKKHAILTTGWTVTSPEGQPDEWEPTMFVRWVLNNLDPGEVGGGTLDNDLYEILSGLDYGFSLTEKIWAPIEDGEWAGHLGLRSLKTRAPHYFWFEQDQFGNLLPDGVIQMTNSMVKAGKLPREKFVLYTYQPSFSNPYGTSDLEAAYRPYWAKDNTFKWLAMLLERLGIPPVFGLYNPTRYTPSQIDDLKQIITNLQAATFGIIPRPAKDDLEFWAPELAGQATRVFVPSIELFDKAIARAILMPGLLGMSPDSAQGSFARAKVNFDVFLLVIEAIRRDVEQVLIMNQVVRPLVDLNYPGIVDYPQWRFLPLTDDLRLQMLDSWINLVGAGVVTNQPEDEAHARAMLKFPDKQTPVAPAQPDPSQEAAV